GGCGGCCATACAGAAGACGAAGAAGGCGAGCGCGACGGGCAGCAGCACGTCGACCTGGGTGACCGAGCCGGCCGCCATCGGGGCCGCGAGCACCAGGACGTTCTTCACCCACTGTCGGGGACGGACCGCCTTGACGATCCCGGCGCCCAGGCTTTTGGGCGCCTCCTTGACGGGCGCCGGTTCCTCGCTCATCGATCTCCCCACTTCGTCTCTGCCCGCGCCACGACGGCCGCGGACGCCGCACCGAGTGCCGCACCCGCCAGTACATCCGTCGGATAGTGCACGCCCAGCACCAGGCGGGACAGCATCATGGGCGGCACGAGCACCGCGGGAAAGGGTAGCCCGGTGGTGCGGGCGAGTAGCACGGCCGCCGCAGTCGTGGACGTCACATGCGACGACGGGAAGCTCAGCCGGCTCGGCGTGGACACGTTGACCTGCACCGTCGGGTCCACCGGCCGCGGACGGCGCACGACCCGCTTGATGACGACGGACGCCGCGTGGGCACCGAACGCGCCGACCGCCACGCTCGCCCACTTGCGGCGACGGGGACGGTCGACGAGGGCGCCGGCGGCGCCGATCGCGATCCAGCCGAGAGCGTGCTCACCGAAGTGCGACATGCCGCGGGCGATCGTCGTCGCTGCGGGTACGGCACCGGCGGTGGCCTGGACGGTCTGCAGCACCCGCACCTCGGTGTCGGTGCTCTTCCAGTGACGTGCAGCCGCAGTGCCGGGGTCAGTTGCCGATTCCGAAGACACGCTCCCACTCCTCCTTGCTGGTCAGGGCGGGAACCGCGTCCCGGTACCGCTTCTTCATCTCGGGGAACCGGCGCGCGAGTTCGCGTCGCAGCCTGAGCGCCTCGGTGAGCAGGGCCTGGGCCTGAGCACGGTCGCGCTTACGGTAGACGACACCCCGACCGTCCGCCGTGGTGACCGTCACGCCGTCGACCTGCGAGAGCAGGAACCACCGCGCGTCGATGGTGGGCACGTTCAGCTGCGGCCGCTCGTGGTGCTCGCGGTTCTCGGGGCGCACGTTGTGCAGCACACCCTTCGCGAGACGCCTGACCTTCGCGACCGCACCCTCGGGCAGTCCGACGGCCCCGACCTCGGCGCCGGATGCCATCGGCAGTTCGGTCGACGACGGCAGCACCACGGCGTCGGGGAAGTTCTTCCGGAGCGCGTGCACCTCGCCGAGGGCACGCGGCAGCAGCTCGAACAGGTTCTCTGGACCGGCGAGGAAGTCCTCGATGGCCTTGTTCTGGATCGCGACCGTCGAGTACTCGAGACACACGAGGTGCTTGATCGTGGCCTTGATTGTGTCGAGCACCATCGGCTTGGCGTCGCCGTGCTGGTGCAGCGCGGCCACGACGAGCCGGTTGCGCAGATGGAAGTACGCCTGCCAGTCGATGGCGTCGTCCTTGTCGCTCCACGCCATGTGCCAGATCGCGGCGCCGGGCATCGTCACCGTGGGGTAGCCGGCGTCCCGTGCCCGCAGGCCGTACTCGGCGTCGTCCCATTTGATGAACAGCGGCAGGGGCTGGCCGATCTCCTCCGCGACGACGCGCGGGATCATGCACATCCACCAGCCGTTGAAGTCGACGTCGATGCGTCGGTGCAGGAGCTTCGAGTTCTCCCGGTCGCGCAGCGGCTTGGTGGAGAAGTCGTGGTCGTACTCGACGTTCGGCGCGGCACCCCACATGAAGTTCGAGCGGTGGATGACCTCGCCCATGGTGTGCAGGTGGCTGCGTTCCTGCAGGTTGAGCATCTGCCCGCCGACGAGCATGGGCTTCTTCGCGAATCGCGACAGGGCGAGCGCGCGCAGGATCGAGTCGGGTTCGATCTCGATGTCGTCGTCCATGAACAGGATGTACGGGCTGGAAGTGGTCTTCAGCGCCTCGTACATGATGCGGCTGTAGCCGCCGGAGCCACCGAGGTTGCCCTGGTCGTGGATGACGAGACGGTCGCCGAAGGGTTCGGCGGCCTCCGCGAAGTCGGCCTCGTCGCGAACCTTGCGGGTGCCCTGGTCGGGGATGATGACGGCGTCGACGACGTCCATCACCAGCGGGTCGGACGCGAGCGCACGCAGCGCCTTCACGCAGTCGGCAGGGCGGTTGAAGGTCGGGATGCCCACTGCGACCGAGGCGTGTCCGGGCGCCTCGACAGGTGCGTACCAGCCGGCGGCGTGCAGCGTGACCTCGCTGTCGGTGGTGACGTCGAACCACAGCCAGCCGCCGTCCTCGAACGGCCCCAGGTCGGCTTCGATCTCGACGACCGTGTCGGACCCGCGGAACTCGCGGCCGGTGACGTGGATGCGGCTCGAGTCGGCCTTGCTGCGGTACAGGTCGACGCGGCCGTGGCCGGTGAGTTCGAGTCGCAGCACCACCGAGCCGAGCGTGCTCCAGCGACGCCAGTAGCTCGCCGGGAAGGCGTTGAAGTAGGTGCACAGCGACACCTCGGACTCGGCGCCGATCGCCAGCGTCGTCCGGCTCGTCGCGTGGGCGCGACGCGCGTTGGTGGGCGACTCCTCGAGGTAGAGCGTGCGCACGTCGAGGGGCTCGCCCGGGCGCGGCAGGATGATGCGCTGCAGCAGCGACCGGCCGAGCAGTTCGTCCTCCGTGGCGGGGGTACTCGCCGCCTCGTGCTTCGCGACGGCCGCGTGCTTCGCGGCGCTCACGAGGCGTCCCCGGCGATGGGCGCTCCCGAGTCGAAATGCGGGGCGAGGACGTTGTCGAACATCGACAGCGCGCTCGCGATCGCCATGTGCATGTCGAGGTACTGGTAGGTGCCGAGCCTGCCACCGAAGAGCACCTTGTTGTCCGCGGCTTCCTTCTTCGCGAGGGAGCGATAGGCGTTGAGTTTCTCGCGGTCCTCGGGGGTGTTGATCGGGTAGTACGGCTCGTCGTCGTTCTCGGCGAAACGCGAGTACTCACGCATGATGACCGTCTTGTCGGTCGGGTAGGTGTCGCGCTCGGGGTGGAAGTGCCGGAACTCGTGGATGCGGGTGTAGGGCACGTCGGCGTCGTTGTAGTTCATGACCGGGGTGCCCTGGAAGTCGCCGGTGGGCAGCACCTCGGTCTCGAAGTCGAGGGTGCGCCATCCGAGCCGGCCCTCGGAGTAGTCGAAGTAGCGGTCGAGCGGGCCGGTGTAGACGACGGGGGCTTCCGGGCTCGCGGCACGGACCTCATCGCGCACCTCGAACCAGTCGGTGTCGAGCCGGACCTCGATCCGCTCGTTCTCCGCCATGTTCTCCAGCCACGCCGTGTACCCGTCGACCGGCAGGCCCTCGTAGGTGTCGTTGAAGTAGCGGTTGTCGAAGGTGTAGCGGACGGGCAGCCGGGCGATGTTGCCGGCGGGCAGTTCCTTCGGGTCGGTCTGCCACTGCTTGGCCGTGTAGTCGCGGACGAACGCCTCGTACAGGGGGCGGCCGATCAGGGAGATCGCCTTCTCCTCGAGGTTCTTCGCCTCGGCGGTGTCGATCTCGGCGGCCTGCTCCTTGATGAGGGCGCGTGCCTCGTCGGGGCTGAAGTACCGGCCGAAGAACTGCGACACCAGTCCGAGACCCATCGGGAACTGGTAGGCCTGGCCCTTGTGCATCGCGAACACGCGATGCTGGTAGCCGGTGAAATCGGTGAACTGGTTCACGTAGTCCCACACCCTCTTGTTGGAGGTGTGGAACAGGTGGGCACCGTACTTGTGGATCTCGATTCCGGTTTCCGGTTCGGGCTCGGAGTATGCGTTGCCACCGAGGTGGTGGCGACGCTCGATCACGAGCACTCGCTTGCCGAGCTGCGTGGCCGCGCGCTCGGCGATCGTCAGTCCGAAGAATCCGGAGCCGACGACGATCAGGTCGTACTCACCGGTGGAGGGCTGGGGCGCTGATGCAGCAGTCACGGGAGACCAGGGTATGCGACTCCGTCGCGGAGGTGCCCTCTCGGTCCGGGCGGACCGAGAGGGCCGTCACACTCACACGTAGTAGGTGAGCGCGTCACGGACGAATTCGGCGCCCTCCCGTCCTCCGTAGTTCGCCGCGAAACGCTCGTCCTCGACGTACATGTCGGCGAGACCGAGCACGTACTCCCGCGGACTGCCCGCCGCAGTGCCGCCTCCCGGGGTGCCCGGAATCGACGACAGCCAGGCGACGTGCCGCCGCGCGAGGTCCTGCGCTTCGGGGCCCGCCGGGTCGAGACCGGCCCGGGCCGCCGCGATCCAGTCATGGTTCAGCTGCTCGACCTGCTTCATCCAGTCGTGCCTGGCGGCGTCGTCCATGCCCCGCCACCAACGATCGCCCGAGTCGTAGGCGTCCGTGCCCCACCGTTCGATGACCTCGTCCCGGTACTGCGTGTGGTCGAACCCGTCGAACACTTCGTCTGCCACGAGTTCCTCCCCTCTCTCCGTCTTCGCCAAGGTGGTGCGCACCGCCGCGATACGGCGGTCCAACTGCCGGCGCTCGTGTTCGAGCAGGTCGAGGTGGGTGCGCAGTGCGCTCGCGGTGTCGTCGTGACCGGCGAGCACGTCGCGGATGGCGGGCAGGGCCAGTCCCAGATCGCGGAGCAGCAGGATGCGCTGGAGACGCACGAGTGCGTCCTCGTCGTAGAACCGCATGCCGTTGCTGCCGGTGCGGCTCGGATGCAGCACCCCCACGTCGCCGTAGTGCCGCAGTGTGCGGCTGGTGACACCGGCGGCGCGTGCCAGTTGCTGGATCGACCATTCCCGCACGTGCCCACCTCCTTCTTTCCGGCTACGCCCAGCGTGCATCTTGACGTTGCGTCAATGTCAACCATCGTCGTCGCGGTGCCGGAACGCCACCGGCCGGCCGCCCTGTTCGGGGCGACCGGCCGGTCGAGATGTGCCGTCGGGTTACTCGGCGCTACCCGTGCTCGGGAACCAGTCCTTCAGGAAGCTCGCGTCGATGACCTGAGCACCGAGGTCCGGTGTCCACACGATCGCGCCGCCGGTGAAGATCCGGAACTTGCCGATCTCGTCGGGCAGCATCAGCTCGGGGCCGATGGGCGAGCCGAGCACGCTGTCGACGCCGCCGAGGTCCAGATAGGCCTGCTCGATGGGCGAGGTGCCGGTGCCGCTGCCGAAGGGATCGGTGCCGGTTTCGGGGCCGGGTTCGGGTGCCGGAGTGATCTCCGGGGCGTCCTCGTCGATGCCTTCCTTGACGGTGAACCAGTCGGAACGCAGTCCCAGCTTGGTCCGTGCCTCGGCGCCCGTCGTTTCGATGGTGCGGTCGGAGCCGACCACGCGGACCCGGGTCACGCGACCGCCTTCGGGTCCGAGATTGTTGCGGGAGAGCACCTCGAATGCCTGGAGGTCGCCGACGCCGAACTTGCTGCCGATCTCGGCCGCGGTGAAGGTCTTGGCCCATTCGCGGTTCGGGGCGACCTTGTCACCCTCGTCCTCGACGGGCGGGAAGGTGCCGCCGGCCGAGTAGCCGCCGGTGGAGGCGGAGAACTCGCTGCGCACGACCTCGCCGTCCTTCATCAGGACGGTTCCGCGGGTGGTGCGCACACCGTCGTCCGTGCGCGGATCCTCGACGCCCGACCCGCCGTAGACCTGACAGTCCGTGGTGTCGCAGGTCTGCCACTTCTCGTGGCGCTTCTCGGCGAGGGCGTAGGACCGCGCGGCGATGGCCTGCGCCCGCAGCGCCTCGGCACCACCGGTGTCGGCCCAGGCGGGCAGCGCCTCGGCGGGGACCACGCTGCGCAGGTAGTCCTCGACGTGGAGGCGGTTGACGGTGCGCGGGGCGGTGCCGTCGAGCACCACACCGAGGGCACCGCGGTAGGTCTTGTCGTCCGAGCACATCGTGAGGTGCTCGTTCGCGGGACGGTCCTCGGCGAGGTCGATCGGGTCCACCCACGGCAGGTCGGTGGCTGCCTGCCACAGCACGTCGCCGCTGCAGCCCTCGGTGACGACGACGTTCGCGCCGCCGTCCGGGGTGGGTGTCAGGTGCGCGGCCTCGCCGGGCGCGAGTTGCTTACCGGCGACGACCATGCCGGTGTCGGAGTAGACGTCGAGGGTGTGGTCGTCGCGCGCCATGAGACGGACCGCGATCATCGCGTCGTCGACCGTGCCGAGTTCGGTGCCGCCGTAGTAGTGGCCGATGATCCGCTCGGCGGTCCACCCGTCCTGGGCGTAGCCGTAGGCACCCCACTGCCCCATGCCACGACCGTGGCCGTGACCGAAGCCACTGAACGTGAAGGGCGTGTCGGCCGAAACCGCTTGCACGACACCTGGTGCCGCCTGGTTGCTCTGGACGAGCGCGCCCACGCCGGCTCCGACGAGCAGCGCGGGAGCGACCCCGATCGCGGCGGCACGGGCGACGGAGGGACGCCATCCGTTGCGCAGCGGCCTGCCGAGGATGATGCGCCGCCTCCGGATCTTGCCTCTGCGCCCGATGGACTGTCGTGACATGACGTTGCTCCCTCGTTGTCGCTGTAGGCGCGAACTCGTGATCCGCGATATCGGACAATTTCGACCGATCCTCAAGCTCAGGTTGAGGCTTAAGGTTTGCTGCGTCTAGTGTGACAAGAGTGACGGAGCTAGGCAACAAATGTCACAGAAGCAACACAAGAATCACGAGTTACAGAACTTTCGTGTCCGAACCGGGCCACGGAAGCGACACGTAAGGGACGATCCGAAGTCGGAACCGTCCGCTGGAGCACCAACGACAGGGAGTAGCAAACAGTGCCGCATCGCCGCCCCAAGCCGTCGATCGTCCTGGGTGCCGTCGCCGCCCTGGCCGTCGCGACGCCCTTCGCCGTCACCGGGCTGACCAGCACCGCTCCCGAGATCCGGAATGCCAACGACACCGTCGAGGCAGTGGCACCCGATATCGCGGAAGTCGTGCTTGCCTCGGTGCCCGACCTGATCATCCCGCTCGAGGAGCTCACCGGTCTCAACCTGCCGGACCTCAGCCTGAAGGAGATCGTCGACGGGCTCCCGCAGATCACGACTGCTCCCGACCCGAACGGCGGACTCGTCCAGCGCGTCGGTGCGACCGTCAAGGAACTCACCCGCGACACCCCGTTCAGCCTCGTCGCGCTCGCCGCCGAGGACGTCGCCGCCACCGACGCGCTCATCCGCGCGCAGCAGGACGACGGCAGCTGGGGTCCCTGGACCGCGACCGAGCCGATCGAGACGCGCGCCGACGACGCCACCAGCGAGGGACGCACGGGCACGGAGCCGATCTACGTCGGTGCCACCCGTGCGGTGCAGGTGCTGCTGACGCCGCGTCCCGGCCCCGAACCGAATCTCGCCGGCGCGGAGGCCCCGCCGGCACCCGAAGCTCCCGCTCCCGCTCCCGAGGCACCCGCCCCGGAGGCACCCGCCCCGGAGGCACCGGCGCCCGAAGCTCCTGCTCCTGCAGCCCCGGCGGAGGCCCCGGTCCCCGCCGACGAGGCACCCGCGCCGGTCGCTGCACCCGCAGCCGATGCACCCGACCTCGGATACGTGCCCGCGTCCTCGTCCAAGCCGCTGCGCGAGAACCCGCTGCAGGCGGCCGCCGAAGCGGTCAGTGCCGTGCTCATCTCGCCCGGCAGCAGCGAAGCGGACGCGCGACTCGAGGACATCGCGAGCCCGCTCGGTAACTCCGGCCTGAAGGTGATCACCCGCCAGCAGTGGGGCGCCGACGAGTCGATGCGCTGCCAGACCCCGACCTACGACGACTCCCTCGGTGGCGCGACCGTGCACCACACCGCGGGCAGCAACAACTACTCGAAGGCCGAATCGGCCGAGATCGTGCGCGCGATCTACGCGTACCACGCACGCACGCTCGGCTGGTGCGACATCGGATACAACACCCTCGTCGACAAGTACGGCCAGATCTTCGAGGGTCGCGCCGGTGGTCTCGACCGCAACGTCCAGGGCGCACACGCGGGTGGATTCAACGAGAACACCCACGGCATCGCGATGATGGGCGACTTCTCGACCCAGGCCCCGCCGCAGGCCGCGGTGGAGTCGGTCGGCAAGTTCCTCGGCTGGCGTCTGGCCCGCGCGGGACTGAACCCCAAGGGCCGCACCACGATGTACTCCGAGGGCACATCGTTCACCCCCTACCCGCAGGGTGCGGCGGTGGATCTGCCGATCATCTTCGCGCACCGCGACGTGGGCAACACCAGCTGCCCGGGTGATGCCGGCTACTCGCAGATGGGCAAGATCCGCGATATCGCCGTCGCTGCGGCAAAGGGCGGTGGCGGTGGCACTGCCCCGCAGCCCTCGAACCCGTCGCCGTCGAACCCGCAACCCTCGAACCCGCAACCCTCGAACCCGTCGCCGTCCAATCCGTCGCCGTCCAATCCGTCGCCGAACGTGCCGGACATCAACGTCGGAGCGCTCGCCTCGGGCTCGGCCGACACCGCCGAAGGTGTCGTCGACGAGCTGATCCGCCTCAGCGGTCACCCGCTGGTCCAGAAGTGGCTCGCCGAGGGCGGCGAACTCGGACGGCTCGGACAGGCGGTGACCTCGATCCTTCCCGCGGTCAAGAGCGGTTTCGAACGAGTGAATTTCGTCAACGGGGCCATCTACACGTCACCGAACGGCGGCACGTGGACGGTACTCGGCGAGATCTACAAGGCGTGGGAGAAGAACGGACTCGACGCTGGTGAGCTGGGGTTGCCCACCAGCGACGAGTACCGGGTGCCGGACGGTTGGCGTTCGGACTTCGAGTTCGGCTCGCTGATCTTCAACGAGGTCACGGGTGTCGTCACCAAGGTGCTGCGCGCCTACGACGACGCCTACGACCAGGCGATGCAGGATCAGCCGGCCGACGTCGCAGGACCCGCACCCGAGGGTGCTCCTGCGCCCGGACCCGAACCGGCACCTGTGCCGGAACCGGCACCCGAACCGGCGCCCGCGGGCTGACCCGCAGCGCACCGGTAGGAACGAGTCACCGCCACCACCGTTCGAGAACGCGGGCCACCCCGTCCTCGACGTTGGTGGCGGTGACTTCGTCTGCGACCGACTTCGCGTCCGGATGCGCGTTCTCCATCGCCACACCGTGACGCGCTACCGACAGCATCGGGATGTCGTTGGGCATGTCGCCGAAGGCCACGAGATTCTCGTGGGAGACACCCAGTAGCCGGGCCATCTCCTGGAGACCGGAAGCCTTCGTGACCCCCGCCGCGGAGATCTCGATGAGCCCGTGGGTCGTCGAATAGGTCACGTCGACCAGCCCGTGCAGTTTCGGCACGAGAGCCTCCGCCATCTCCCGGCTGGTCGCGCCGGGGAGCCGGACGAGCAACTTGATGGCGGGCTCACTGATCACCTCGTGCTCGGCGAGTTCGGTGTTGTCCGGATTCAGCCAGGCATGTTCGTAACCGGGAGCGCTGACGAACTGCGGCGTCGCCGCGTCGTGGGCCCGATCCCCCACCCGCTCCGCGGCCAGACCGCAACCGGGAAGCACCGACGAGGCCACCTCGGCGAGCCACGCCAGTTCGTCGACCTCGAGCACCGCGGCGCTGAGCACACGGTCGGTGGAACTGTCGTAGAGCACGGCACCGTTCGCGCACACCGCCATGGGCGCGTAGCCCAGCTCTTCGACGACCGGCGCGATCCAGCGCGGCGGGCGGCCGGTGGCCAGGACGAACGGAACACCGGAGTCGACCACCGCATGTACCGCGGCGCGGGTCCGATCGGACACCTTCTCGGTGTCGTCGATCAGGGTGCCGTCCACGTCCGTAGCCACCAATCCGGGACGCACCGCGTCCGTGGAAGCAGGACGCACCGCGTCCGTGGAAGCAGGACGCACCGCGTCCGTGATGTGGTCCCGATACGGCTCTCGACTCGACTGTGCGTTCACTCCGTCATTGTGCCGAAGTACCGCGGTCGCCGCCTGCGTCATCGTTGCCGCTACCGGCAGCACCTTCACGGGCGGCACGTTCCCGGGCCTTCCGGGCGCGACGCTCGGCGGCCGCGGCCTCGTCCAGGGCGGTCGCCTCCTCGAGGGTCGGCGCGGATCCGCCCAGGCGGCGGGGCACCCAGTAGGCACCGTCCTCGTGGATGTAACCGTCCTGGACCCGGTGAAGCATCTTCTCCATGGTCGCGTGGAGCTGCGCGGTCATCTCCGCTGCCGGCTCGAACGGATGGATGGGGGCGCCCACCTCGATGGTGATCGGGGTGTTCGTACGTCCGAGCCGCTTCGGGTGGCCCTTCGTCCACACCCGCTGCGACCCCCAGATGACCATGGGGACCACCGGGACACCGGCTTCGTTCGCCATCCGTGCCGCGCCGGACCGGAACGCCTTGAGTTCGAAGCTGCGGCTGATCGTCTCCTCCGGGAAGACACCCACGAGCTGACCGGCACGCAGCGCCTCCACGGCGAGTCGGTAGGACTCGCCGGCGTCGCCGCGGTCGACGGGGATGTGCTTCATCGCGCGCATCATGGGGCCGGAGATCTTGTGGTCGAAGACTTCCTTCTTCGCCATGAAGCGGATGTACCGCTTGGTGACCCGGGCGGGGATCCCGGCGTAGGTGAAGTCCATGTAGCCGGTGTGGTTGATCGCGATGACCGCACCACCCGTCGCCGGGATGTTCTCCGCCCCGGTGATCGCGAACTTCAGCCCTTGCGCTGCGAAGAGCGTGCGGGCGACACCGATGATGGTCCGATAGAAGGGTTCCACGCCGGTCAGCCTAGCGGGGCCCGGTGGAGGAACGACCGTGATCATCGTCGAAAGGCCACTACTGTGCGCACCCTCGCCCGAAAGCCCGACGTACTCGCATTCGCCGGCCTCGCCGTCGCCGTGGTCCTCACCGTCGCCGGTTGCGAGGGCGACGGGCAGTCCGGCATCCCGACCGAGAGCCCGGAACCGACCGCGGCGGAAACCGTCGAGGAGACCACCCCCGCCGCGACGCCCGCGGTGGTCGTCGGGGACGTCCCCGGTAATCCCGCCGCCACCGCGGCGCTGCAGGCATGGACGAACGACCTCGTCGGCGGCATCGATGTGGTGGGCAAGTGCTGGACGATCGCCCCGGAACGGGCCCGGCAGATGTACGCCGACGTCGACGCGATCACCGCCGCGGTGCAGCAGCCGGGCAGGGACGGCCAGTACGCGGTGACGTGGTCGGCCGGTGGCATCGACCTGTCCGTCCTGCGCAGCGAGATCGCGTCCGGCTACGCGTGCCCGTACGTGAACCCGACCGGCGCGCCGGGCTACACCGACGAGGACGCCCGCTACGCCGTCGAACGATTCCTCGGACGGGCGATCGGCGCGCCGGTGGATCCGGACGACACCGAGGAGCGGTACCCACTGGTGTGCGAGGCGCGGGGCACGTGGGATCCCTGGGGCACCGGGAACCCCGGAGTGCCGCCGCTGGCCACCGATCCCGACGTCGTCGGCGACCTCGAATCCTTCGACGCCGCGGCCGCTTCCGTCACCCCGGTCTCGGAGGTGTACACGAATGTGACGATTCCGATCGTCGAGGCCCGTACACCCCGTGACCTGGTGGTCCTGCTCACCACGGGCAGCAACGGGTACTGCCTGGGCGCAGTGGACTGACGGGCGGCGCCTACTCTGGTAGGCGTCGGTCAGCACGTCAGGAGGGTACGAAGTGCAGATCACCAGCGTCGGACACGCCGGTTTCCACATCCAGACCGAAGCGGGGTCCATCCTGTGCGATCCGTGGGTCACGCCCGCGTACTTCGCCTCGTGGGTGCCCTTCCCGGACAACACCGGTCTCGACTGGGACGCTCTCGGCAACGTCGACTACCTGTACGTCTCGCATCTGCACAAGGATCACTTCGATCCCGACACGCTGAGCAAGCACGTCAACAAGGACGCGACCGTCCTGCTGCCCGACTATCCGGTACCGGACCTGCGTCGCGAGCTCGAGAAGCTCGGTTTCTCGAAATTCTTCGAGACCACCGACTCCGTCAAGCACCGGCTGCGGCACGGCACTATCGAGGTCGCTCCGCAAGCTCCGCTCTCGCCGGGCGATCTCGACATCATGATCATCGCGCTGCGTGCGCCGGCCGACGGACCGATCGGCGACTCGGGCCTGATCGTCTCCGACGGTGAGTCGACCGTGTTCAACATGAACGACGCGCGGCCGATCGACATGGACGTCATGCACGAGGCGTTCGGGAAGATCGACATCCACCTGCTGCAGTACTCGGGCGCCATCTGGTACCCGATGGTCTACGACATCCCGAAGAAGACCAAGGCCAACTTCGGCAAGCAGAAGCGCCAGCGCGGCATGGACCGTTGCCGCAGCTACATCGACCAAGTCGACGCGACGTGGATCGTGCCGTCGGCCGGTCCGCCGGTCTTCCTCGACGACGACCTGCGCGACCTCAACGACGACCACGGCGACGAGGGCAACATCTTCCCCGACCAGCAGGTCTTCCTCGAGCAACTGCGCATCCACGGCCGCGAGGGCGGTCTGCTCATGATCCCGGGTTCGGTGGTGGATCTGAAGGGCAGCGAGCCCATGACGCTCACGCACCCGATCCCCGACGAGCAGGTCGAGGCGATCTTCACGAACAAGGCCGCCTACATCGAGGACATGGCGCAGCGCTTCGCTCCGGTGATCGCGGCGCAGAAGGCGGCCTGGGCTCCCGCCGAGGGCGAGCCGCTGCTGCCCGCACTCAAGGC
This window of the Rhodococcus pyridinivorans genome carries:
- a CDS encoding lysophospholipid acyltransferase family protein; this encodes MEPFYRTIIGVARTLFAAQGLKFAITGAENIPATGGAVIAINHTGYMDFTYAGIPARVTKRYIRFMAKKEVFDHKISGPMMRAMKHIPVDRGDAGESYRLAVEALRAGQLVGVFPEETISRSFELKAFRSGAARMANEAGVPVVPMVIWGSQRVWTKGHPKRLGRTNTPITIEVGAPIHPFEPAAEMTAQLHATMEKMLHRVQDGYIHEDGAYWVPRRLGGSAPTLEEATALDEAAAAERRARKARERAAREGAAGSGNDDAGGDRGTSAQ
- a CDS encoding Rieske 2Fe-2S domain-containing protein; protein product: MQITSVGHAGFHIQTEAGSILCDPWVTPAYFASWVPFPDNTGLDWDALGNVDYLYVSHLHKDHFDPDTLSKHVNKDATVLLPDYPVPDLRRELEKLGFSKFFETTDSVKHRLRHGTIEVAPQAPLSPGDLDIMIIALRAPADGPIGDSGLIVSDGESTVFNMNDARPIDMDVMHEAFGKIDIHLLQYSGAIWYPMVYDIPKKTKANFGKQKRQRGMDRCRSYIDQVDATWIVPSAGPPVFLDDDLRDLNDDHGDEGNIFPDQQVFLEQLRIHGREGGLLMIPGSVVDLKGSEPMTLTHPIPDEQVEAIFTNKAAYIEDMAQRFAPVIAAQKAAWAPAEGEPLLPALKAKFEPIMAQSDLICDGIGYPVGLVMGDETVVLDFPKRVVREPIEGEGKYRYGFRIAPELVRTVLRDDEPDWVNTIFLSTRFTAWRIGGYNEFLYTFFKCLTDERIAYADGWFAEAHDDSASIELGGYEIQRRCPHLKADLSKFGVVDGTTLTCNLHGWQWDLESGRCKTSKGHELRSTKL